The following proteins come from a genomic window of Lolium rigidum isolate FL_2022 chromosome 5, APGP_CSIRO_Lrig_0.1, whole genome shotgun sequence:
- the LOC124658058 gene encoding cinnamoyl-CoA reductase 1-like: MDSPLPPRVCVTGGGSYIASWLVKLLLSRGYAVHATVRDPRDPKNACLAQLDGAPDNLRIFKADMLDYETVVAAFAGCDGVFHVATPVPEQKMVDPEKEMMDPTVKGTSNVLKACSATNIKKLVLVSSAASLCFNPDWPEDKIKDESCWSDKEFCRENENWYSLAKTEAEEMALEYGEKNGLHVTTFCPGLVFGPLLQHVALNTSSKVLLYIIKGGPDTMNNNFWPIVDVRDVADALLLLYNKAGPSERYICSLDQMDIIDLLRTLKGMHPNYNYADKMVDVGCKAAMTSDKLKNLGWRPRKLEEMLADSVQSYEKAGLLQVSDGEPCRLPFFYRMPPVQE, translated from the exons ATGGattcgccgctgccgccgcgcgtGTGTGTCACCGGAGGCGGCAGCTACATCGCCTCCTGGCTCGTCAAGCTGCTCCTCTCCCGCGGCTACGCCGTCCACGCCACCGTCCGCGACCCGC GTGACCCCAAGAATGCGTGCCTGGCACAGCTGGACGGAGCCCCGGATAACCTGCGGATCTTCAAGGCAGACATGCTCGACTACGAAACGGTGGTGGCCGCGTTCGCCGGCTGCGACGGCGTCTTCCATGTCGCCACTCCAGTGCCCGAGCAAAAGATGGTTGATCCCGAG AAAGAGATGATGGATCCGACTGTCAAGGGCACCTCGAATGTGCTCAAGGCTTGCTCAGCTACCAATATTAAGAAGCTTGTTCTGGTCTCGTCCGCTGCCTCTCTTTGCTTTAACCCGGATTGGCCTGAAGATAAAATCAAAGATGAGAGCTGCTGGTCAGACAAGGAGTTCTGCAGGGAAAACGAG AACTGGTATTCTCTTGCCAAGACCGAAGCTGAGGAGATGGCCCTGGAGTACGGAGAGAAGAATGGACTACACGTCACTACATTTTGCCCAGGTCTGGTCTTCGGCCCTCTGTTGCAGCATGTGGCGCTCAATACCAGCAGCAAAGTCCTCCTCTACATCATTAAAG GAGGGCCTGACACAATGAACAACAACTTCTGGCCCATAGTAGACGTTCGCGATGTTGCAGATGCCTTACTCCTTTTATACAACAAGGCAGGGCCATCTGAAAGATACATATGCTCATTAGACCAAATGGACATAATAGATTTGCTGCGAACTTTGAAGGGCATGCACCCTAACTACAATTATGCAGACAA GATGGTTGATGTGGGCTGTAAAGCTGCAATGACTTCGGATAAGTTGAAGAACCTCGGGTGGAGACCAAGGAAGCTGGAGGAGATGCTCGCAGATAGTGTCCAGTCATATGAAAAAGCAGGCCTCCTTCAGGTTTCGGATGGTGAGCCTTGCCGACTTCCTTTCTTTTACCGTATGCCGCCGGTCCAGGAATGA